A stretch of Alphaproteobacteria bacterium DNA encodes these proteins:
- a CDS encoding putative addiction module antidote protein — MRKLRKFKEALLEDLKDPQYAQTYLSVALEEYEKDKDVSAFLMALRDVVEAKGGITKLAEKTHLNRQSLYKSLSAEGDPKLNTVETVLNGLGYRLSVIPLNEQRTPN; from the coding sequence ATGAGAAAGCTACGAAAATTTAAAGAGGCCCTTTTAGAAGATTTGAAAGATCCTCAATATGCTCAAACCTATTTATCAGTTGCTCTTGAAGAGTATGAAAAAGATAAAGACGTATCCGCATTTTTAATGGCTTTAAGAGATGTCGTTGAGGCTAAAGGAGGAATAACCAAGTTAGCCGAAAAGACTCATTTGAATAGACAAAGCCTCTACAAGTCATTATCAGCTGAAGGCGACCCCAAGCTAAATACAGTCGAAACTGTTCTTAACGGTCTTGGCTATCGACTCTCTGTTATTCCTTTGAATGAACAACGAACTCCAAACTAA
- a CDS encoding type II toxin-antitoxin system RelE/ParE family toxin, translating to MSSQKTVEIYCTRFGKEPYTVWIKSLKEATTKARIEQRIRRIENGNFGDHKSVGEGVWELRLDFGPGYRVYYGHENDRIVILLCAGTKNAQQRDIAQAQSYWKEYKGGLS from the coding sequence ATGTCCTCACAAAAGACAGTTGAAATTTATTGCACTAGATTTGGAAAAGAGCCATACACGGTTTGGATTAAGTCTCTGAAAGAAGCTACAACAAAGGCACGAATTGAACAGAGGATAAGACGCATAGAGAACGGAAACTTTGGGGATCATAAATCAGTTGGTGAGGGTGTTTGGGAATTGAGGTTGGATTTTGGACCAGGTTATCGAGTGTACTATGGGCATGAGAATGATCGAATTGTTATTTTGCTTTGTGCGGGCACCAAAAATGCACAGCAACGAGACATTGCTCAAGCTCAGTCGTACTGGAAAGAATATAAAGGAGGCTTATCATGA
- a CDS encoding aminoglycoside phosphotransferase family protein encodes MLNPPDIKDEVIIECLKNAYGLDVTTISFLPLGADFNTAVYRITTSSQTDYFLKLRHGQFYEGSVFVPKYLADLGVKQVIAPLSSNTGELWANLASFIAILYPYVEGSNGVEVNLSDQQWIEFGTFMKKFHSIDFPPNITNGIPQETFSSKYRETVKAFLLHIENNVFDESIAKKMALFLKSKKSEILKLVENAENFAITLQKYPLEKILCHADIHGWNIIIDKETALYIVDWDTLIFASKERDLMFVGAGIWKSGRRPREEELLFYKGYGPTEVNQDAICYYRFERIIEDIGEFCKYIFLSNNGRDDRMQALEYLQSNFLPGGTIERAYQSLMRKMP; translated from the coding sequence ATGCTCAACCCACCAGACATTAAAGATGAAGTCATTATTGAATGTTTAAAAAATGCTTATGGGTTAGATGTAACAACAATTTCTTTCCTTCCGCTTGGTGCTGATTTCAATACGGCTGTTTATCGCATTACAACAAGTAGCCAAACGGATTACTTTCTCAAATTACGACACGGACAATTTTATGAAGGTTCCGTGTTCGTACCAAAATACTTAGCCGATCTTGGCGTAAAACAAGTGATCGCACCGCTTTCTAGCAATACAGGTGAACTTTGGGCAAATCTAGCATCATTTATAGCCATTCTTTATCCCTATGTGGAGGGATCTAATGGCGTGGAAGTAAATCTTTCAGATCAACAGTGGATTGAATTTGGTACCTTCATGAAAAAGTTTCATAGCATTGATTTTCCTCCAAACATAACAAACGGTATACCTCAAGAAACGTTCTCGTCAAAATATCGAGAAACAGTTAAAGCATTTCTTTTACACATTGAAAATAATGTTTTTGACGAGTCAATTGCCAAGAAAATGGCATTATTCCTAAAATCTAAAAAAAGTGAAATACTTAAACTTGTGGAGAACGCTGAAAATTTTGCCATCACGCTTCAAAAATACCCTCTTGAAAAAATTTTATGCCATGCAGATATTCATGGGTGGAATATAATTATTGATAAAGAAACTGCCCTTTATATTGTTGATTGGGATACCCTTATCTTTGCCTCTAAAGAAAGAGATCTGATGTTTGTTGGTGCAGGTATTTGGAAGAGCGGTCGCCGACCTCGTGAAGAGGAATTACTCTTTTATAAAGGTTACGGACCCACAGAGGTAAATCAAGATGCGATTTGTTATTACCGCTTTGAGCGTATTATTGAAGATATCGGTGAATTCTGCAAATATATATTTCTGTCTAATAATGGGAGAGACGATCGAATGCAGGCCCTTGAATATTTGCAATCTAATTTTTTACCTGGCGGCACAATTGAGAGAGCCTATCAGTCCTTAATGAGAAAAATGCCCTGA
- a CDS encoding rhodanese-like domain-containing protein: MKYRQIIRRILMSIKTITAQDLYRRLKLGHNVILIDIRSEQDYHRGHIPGATSYPLEGFDAQALIHKVCVPFPTKPTIYITCDSGKKSFEACEHLAQQGYEFIIRVDGGMKAWRQAKLPLQKIVLTDPSLIPINLPQQMQISVGSLVVLGTLLGTLVNTGFLAISLLVGAGYIYEAIYETDYLKQILLKMPWNQASSDEPSIFKTSR, translated from the coding sequence ATGAAATATCGACAAATTATAAGGAGGATACTCATGTCCATTAAAACGATTACTGCGCAAGATTTGTACCGCCGCCTGAAGTTGGGTCATAACGTAATCCTTATTGATATTCGCTCTGAGCAAGACTATCACCGAGGCCATATTCCCGGAGCCACTTCCTACCCACTTGAAGGTTTTGATGCCCAAGCCCTTATACATAAAGTTTGTGTGCCCTTCCCCACAAAGCCGACGATATATATCACCTGTGATTCAGGTAAAAAATCATTCGAGGCCTGTGAACATTTGGCGCAACAAGGTTATGAATTTATCATTCGCGTTGATGGAGGCATGAAGGCTTGGCGTCAAGCAAAGCTGCCCCTGCAAAAAATCGTCTTGACTGACCCGTCCCTCATTCCTATTAACTTACCTCAGCAAATGCAAATTAGTGTGGGCTCCCTTGTCGTTTTGGGTACCCTTTTGGGAACCCTCGTTAACACAGGGTTTTTAGCCATAAGTCTTTTGGTGGGCGCAGGCTATATTTATGAAGCGATCTATGAAACAGACTACTTGAAGCAAATACTTCTAAAAATGCCCTGGAATCAAGCCTCCTCAGACGAACCCAGCATTTTTAAGACCAGCCGCTAA
- a CDS encoding NADP-dependent isocitrate dehydrogenase, with amino-acid sequence MALAHNITLIEGDGIGPEVVGATRKIIEATGVKIDWEVCEAGAEVFKKGLSTGVPQETIDSIVRNKIALKGPLETPVGFGEKSANVTLRKMFETYANIRPIHEFPGVPTPYSGRGIDIVIVRENVEDLYAGIEHMETPGTAQCLKLISRKGCEKIVRLAFEFARAEGRKMVHCATKANIMKLTEGLMKRTFEDIATEYPDIEAHHIIIDNCAHQMVKHPEQFDVIVTTNMNGDILSDLGSALVGGLGFAPGANLGDQFAIFEAVHGSAPKYAGKNNINPTAVLLSGVMMLRHLKEFEAASQIEQALFRTLALDKVITRDVLGDKGAATTTEFTESILRNLGKSYPDYKNRSYKPIHLPEVSREADFVKTESRSVIGLDVFIESTLTPSLLGASVERIAAHTPYTLKGISCRGVKVYPTSGLYIEPTDFFRCRFINYDGAEIDDAEIYGLLQRINLEHRWTHIEKLHVFDGVQAFSKDHGED; translated from the coding sequence ATGGCACTTGCTCACAACATAACCCTCATCGAAGGTGATGGCATCGGCCCCGAAGTCGTAGGAGCTACACGCAAAATCATTGAAGCTACCGGCGTCAAAATTGACTGGGAAGTGTGTGAAGCGGGAGCAGAAGTTTTTAAAAAGGGGTTGTCAACAGGCGTTCCTCAAGAAACGATCGACTCCATCGTACGCAATAAAATTGCTTTAAAGGGTCCCTTAGAAACACCCGTAGGTTTTGGCGAAAAAAGCGCAAATGTAACTTTGCGTAAAATGTTCGAAACATATGCTAACATAAGGCCCATCCATGAATTTCCCGGTGTACCAACTCCCTATTCAGGTCGAGGTATAGATATTGTTATCGTTCGCGAGAATGTGGAAGACTTATATGCAGGCATCGAGCATATGGAAACGCCAGGAACCGCCCAGTGTCTGAAACTTATCTCCCGCAAGGGTTGTGAAAAGATTGTGCGTCTCGCCTTTGAATTTGCCCGTGCCGAAGGACGGAAGATGGTGCACTGTGCAACGAAGGCCAACATTATGAAATTGACCGAAGGCCTCATGAAACGTACCTTTGAAGATATTGCAACAGAATACCCAGATATTGAAGCTCACCACATTATTATTGATAACTGTGCTCATCAAATGGTGAAACATCCCGAGCAATTTGACGTGATTGTAACCACTAATATGAATGGGGATATTTTGAGTGATTTAGGTTCCGCACTCGTGGGGGGACTTGGTTTTGCGCCGGGTGCTAACCTAGGAGACCAATTTGCTATTTTTGAGGCTGTACATGGCTCCGCTCCTAAATATGCTGGAAAAAACAATATCAATCCTACAGCTGTGCTTCTTTCTGGGGTTATGATGCTAAGGCATTTAAAAGAATTTGAGGCCGCTTCTCAAATTGAACAAGCTCTTTTCCGAACTCTTGCCCTTGACAAGGTCATCACACGTGATGTCTTAGGAGATAAAGGAGCCGCAACGACCACTGAATTTACTGAAAGCATCCTGCGAAATTTAGGTAAATCTTATCCTGATTATAAGAACAGAAGTTACAAACCCATACACCTTCCTGAAGTATCACGTGAGGCAGACTTTGTCAAAACAGAGTCTCGGTCTGTGATTGGCCTCGATGTATTCATTGAATCAACATTAACGCCCAGTCTATTGGGGGCAAGTGTCGAGCGAATTGCAGCCCATACGCCCTATACCTTAAAAGGTATATCTTGCAGAGGGGTGAAAGTTTACCCAACCTCTGGTTTATACATAGAACCTACAGATTTTTTTCGGTGCCGATTTATAAATTATGACGGCGCAGAAATTGATGATGCGGAGATCTATGGCCTTCTCCAACGCATTAATCTGGAGCATCGTTGGACGCACATTGAAAAACTTCATGTTTTTGATGGTGTCCAAGCCTTCTCGAAAGATCATGGGGAGGATTAA
- a CDS encoding glutamate racemase, whose protein sequence is MLSQRSIGIFDSGIGGLTVLRKLQNALPHEHFVYFADTANLPYGEKTPEQIINYAQQTLSWMQNEMGVKLAVAACHTSSTTALDIVSPHFSIPIIGTIYPMVEALLEHHQNERLGIIATPTSVQSRMHERILKKAGFEGEIFSISCPKFVPIIETGRISGPELIRTTTEYLEIFKTQNLNTLVYGCTHYPWIADIVEQILPTKINFIDPAEHIAKSVSQELYKHKMLNTSWNKLNVDFYCSGSPNRFAAQINLLLSIPVPKVTQVNFTSSEWNSQKFAVNQ, encoded by the coding sequence ATGCTGTCTCAAAGATCTATTGGTATATTTGACAGTGGCATTGGGGGACTGACAGTTTTGAGAAAACTGCAAAATGCGTTACCTCATGAGCATTTTGTCTATTTTGCCGACACCGCAAATTTACCCTATGGGGAAAAGACACCCGAACAAATTATCAACTATGCTCAACAAACTTTATCCTGGATGCAAAATGAAATGGGAGTAAAGCTTGCTGTGGCGGCTTGTCATACCAGCTCTACTACAGCTCTGGATATAGTTTCTCCCCATTTTTCAATTCCCATTATTGGAACAATTTACCCGATGGTTGAAGCCCTATTGGAACATCATCAAAACGAGCGGCTTGGCATTATTGCAACCCCTACATCCGTTCAAAGCCGCATGCATGAAAGGATTTTAAAAAAAGCAGGATTTGAAGGCGAGATTTTTTCTATCAGCTGTCCCAAATTTGTTCCTATTATCGAAACAGGACGTATTTCCGGCCCCGAATTGATAAGAACAACCACAGAATATTTGGAAATATTTAAAACCCAAAACCTTAATACTTTGGTTTATGGATGTACACATTATCCTTGGATTGCAGATATTGTTGAACAAATTTTACCAACGAAAATTAATTTTATTGATCCCGCTGAACATATTGCGAAAAGCGTTTCCCAAGAACTTTACAAACATAAAATGCTAAACACATCGTGGAATAAATTAAATGTTGATTTTTATTGCAGCGGCTCTCCAAATCGGTTTGCAGCACAAATTAACCTCCTCTTATCCATTCCAGTACCCAAAGTAACGCAAGTCAATTTTACAAGTTCTGAGTGGAATTCCCAGAAATTTGCTGTTAATCAATAA
- the alr gene encoding alanine racemase, which yields MSRTAVAILSTENLLHNLKVIKGKAPESKVIAMVKANAYGHGLRSVSSRLEKYVDMLGVASIDEALALRKVGIQIPIILAEGVFEPNELLVASTEGFHVVFHEEIQLQWLANLSCPLPIQAWIKVDTGMGRLGFSLENASQYYDQLSNSRQIAHPIRIMSHMACADDAGNPLNKQQISAFQTFIQNVSQKGPSEASLCNSAGVFQFPECHYNFIRPGIALYGASPLLNKTAEELNLKPVMTLQTSLIATKVIKRGSPVGYGARYICQTDLPVGIVAFGYGDGYPRTTKDGAPILVNNTKCQLIGRVSMDMIAVDLSPCPTAKVGDPVILWGNDLPIEEVAKFTDNVSYDLLTGVQNRVKFHWTRNVNPATSGL from the coding sequence ATGAGTCGTACAGCCGTTGCTATTTTATCTACAGAAAATTTACTTCATAACCTTAAAGTTATTAAAGGAAAAGCTCCTGAATCCAAAGTGATTGCTATGGTTAAGGCCAATGCTTATGGACATGGCTTACGCTCTGTTTCTTCACGACTTGAAAAATACGTCGATATGTTAGGGGTCGCCTCAATTGATGAAGCATTAGCTTTACGTAAAGTTGGCATTCAAATTCCCATTATATTGGCAGAAGGTGTATTTGAACCTAATGAACTTCTTGTGGCTTCAACAGAAGGGTTTCATGTTGTCTTTCATGAAGAAATTCAATTGCAATGGCTAGCCAACTTATCATGTCCTTTGCCCATTCAAGCCTGGATAAAAGTTGATACAGGGATGGGTCGGTTAGGTTTTAGTTTAGAAAATGCTTCTCAGTATTATGATCAGCTTTCAAATAGTCGCCAAATTGCGCACCCTATTCGCATCATGTCACATATGGCTTGCGCCGATGATGCAGGCAACCCATTAAATAAACAACAAATAAGTGCGTTTCAGACTTTCATTCAAAATGTGTCTCAAAAAGGTCCTTCCGAAGCAAGTTTATGCAACTCTGCAGGCGTCTTTCAGTTTCCTGAATGTCATTACAACTTTATTCGACCCGGTATTGCGCTTTATGGGGCTTCACCCCTTTTAAATAAGACAGCTGAAGAGTTAAATCTTAAACCTGTAATGACTCTACAAACAAGCTTAATTGCCACTAAAGTCATTAAAAGAGGATCTCCAGTCGGTTATGGTGCTCGCTATATATGCCAAACGGATCTTCCTGTTGGAATTGTTGCTTTTGGATATGGCGATGGTTATCCTCGAACAACCAAAGATGGAGCACCGATTTTAGTGAACAACACAAAATGTCAATTAATTGGCCGTGTATCAATGGATATGATTGCTGTTGATCTCAGCCCCTGTCCCACAGCTAAAGTCGGAGATCCCGTAATTCTATGGGGCAATGATTTACCTATTGAAGAAGTTGCCAAATTTACGGATAACGTTTCCTATGATTTATTAACGGGCGTACAGAATCGTGTAAAATTTCATTGGACAAGAAACGTTAACCCAGCAACAAGTGGGCTATAA
- the apaG gene encoding Co2+/Mg2+ efflux protein ApaG: MTSDSTFTQTTNTIRVSVLPVYLQNQSNPPNNLFVWAYHICIENKGCETFQLLSRYWKITDAHGKIQEVQGTGVVGEQPVLHPGETFEYTSSVSLTLPSGVMGGCYEMQSPRGETIEVVIPLFSLDSPEAQRTVH, from the coding sequence ATGACGTCAGACTCTACTTTTACCCAAACAACCAACACCATTCGAGTATCGGTCTTACCCGTATATCTTCAAAATCAATCGAATCCACCAAATAATCTTTTTGTTTGGGCTTATCATATTTGCATTGAAAACAAGGGTTGTGAAACATTTCAACTTTTGTCTCGATACTGGAAAATAACGGATGCCCACGGGAAAATTCAAGAAGTTCAAGGGACTGGTGTGGTAGGGGAACAGCCTGTCCTCCATCCCGGAGAGACATTTGAATACACCAGCAGTGTTAGTTTAACCCTTCCCTCCGGTGTCATGGGGGGGTGTTATGAAATGCAAAGCCCAAGGGGTGAAACAATTGAGGTTGTTATTCCTCTCTTTTCTCTCGACTCGCCCGAGGCGCAAAGAACCGTTCACTAA
- a CDS encoding tetratricopeptide repeat protein, whose protein sequence is MAEKFDEFLEEVEKDIRQEKFLKLWKQYGKQVVGVFGAIIIFIIGYNLWGQYQHNKQIQMAEKLITAQELMAKGENDKAQTILTSLSQSSSSTYEFLGLFQKAGLFLQQNCKEKSAEAIALYNQLSANTKIEPLWRDLAKLLAIMASMDISGVKIEELLTQLEPLTNEKNPWRFIAKEMQGVLLYRKGDSAKSMERFIRLVQDSQTPAGISMRARLMIQIVSSSTPETNS, encoded by the coding sequence ATGGCTGAGAAGTTTGATGAGTTTTTAGAAGAAGTTGAGAAGGATATTCGTCAAGAAAAGTTTCTTAAATTATGGAAGCAATATGGTAAGCAAGTTGTTGGGGTTTTTGGCGCAATAATCATTTTTATTATTGGGTATAATTTGTGGGGTCAATACCAGCATAACAAACAAATTCAAATGGCAGAAAAGCTTATTACAGCTCAAGAATTGATGGCGAAAGGGGAAAATGATAAAGCTCAAACCATCTTAACAAGTTTGTCTCAAAGCTCAAGTTCAACTTATGAATTTTTAGGGCTCTTTCAAAAAGCCGGTCTTTTTTTGCAGCAAAATTGCAAAGAAAAGTCAGCTGAGGCGATCGCTCTTTATAATCAACTATCAGCGAATACGAAAATAGAACCTTTGTGGAGAGATTTAGCTAAGCTTTTAGCTATTATGGCTAGCATGGATATATCGGGTGTAAAAATTGAAGAATTACTTACGCAGCTTGAGCCCCTTACAAATGAGAAAAACCCTTGGCGCTTTATTGCGAAAGAAATGCAAGGCGTACTGTTGTATCGCAAAGGCGACTCTGCAAAAAGCATGGAGCGCTTTATCCGCCTGGTTCAGGATAGCCAAACTCCGGCCGGAATTTCTATGCGAGCTCGATTAATGATCCAAATTGTATCTTCGAGCACACCTGAGACAAATAGCTAA
- a CDS encoding pyrrolo-quinoline quinone — translation MTSKLKLNSALTLAASTAIFLSGCDSFKEKVILSGKRETILAIDSSLQSDPAIAHSPVNLPSPSKNEDWAQAGGNPSHVMPNVVLAKTLNKTWSTSIGSGVSDDHRMTSGPVIGGGRIFVSDAVGLISAIDVKSGAIVWSVDPLPEGHGSEAMGGGVSFHNGTLYCTTSHGELLALNAQDGKILWRKSLGAPSRVAPTIKGDIVYALTINNETHAITTSTGNELWSHAGISEAAGILGGASPAAEGNTVIAAYSSGEVFAFQATNGQPLWGDLLNPALRIDSVASIAHIRARPAISGGVVYVISHGGQMVAQDLKTGSRLWQREIGAIRSPAVIGDSIFIMTNDTDLVCVKKRTGQIHWAVPLPKLDDNKKPILWAGPIVADDSLILTSSNGKLLFASPQNGKTLKTLEIGDSSSLSPIVAGGALYVLTDNAQLIKFSSEEQKS, via the coding sequence ATGACAAGTAAATTAAAACTAAATTCAGCGCTGACTTTAGCAGCCAGTACTGCCATTTTCCTTAGTGGGTGTGACAGTTTTAAAGAAAAAGTTATTCTTTCTGGGAAAAGAGAAACAATTCTGGCCATTGATTCGTCACTACAATCTGACCCTGCCATTGCTCATTCTCCTGTTAACCTCCCGAGTCCTTCAAAAAATGAAGATTGGGCTCAAGCTGGCGGAAATCCTTCTCATGTTATGCCGAATGTGGTCTTAGCAAAAACGTTAAATAAAACATGGTCGACCTCTATTGGCTCTGGAGTCAGTGATGATCATCGAATGACTTCTGGACCCGTTATTGGCGGAGGTCGAATATTTGTAAGCGATGCCGTAGGACTTATTAGTGCTATTGATGTAAAAAGTGGTGCCATTGTGTGGTCAGTAGATCCTTTGCCTGAAGGACATGGTTCTGAGGCGATGGGTGGAGGCGTCTCTTTTCATAATGGTACTTTGTACTGTACAACCTCTCACGGAGAGTTGTTGGCCTTAAATGCTCAAGATGGCAAAATATTGTGGCGCAAATCTTTGGGCGCTCCTTCACGCGTGGCTCCAACAATTAAAGGGGACATTGTGTATGCATTAACAATTAACAATGAAACACATGCCATCACGACCTCGACGGGAAATGAGTTATGGAGTCACGCGGGCATATCTGAAGCCGCGGGTATCTTGGGCGGTGCAAGTCCAGCTGCAGAAGGCAATACAGTTATTGCAGCCTATTCTTCGGGAGAAGTTTTTGCTTTTCAAGCCACGAACGGTCAGCCACTTTGGGGAGATTTGTTAAATCCCGCGTTACGCATTGATTCTGTAGCCAGCATCGCACACATTCGTGCTCGACCAGCTATATCCGGGGGAGTTGTGTATGTTATTAGTCACGGGGGCCAAATGGTTGCTCAAGATCTCAAAACAGGAAGTCGTCTTTGGCAAAGAGAAATTGGGGCCATACGTAGTCCTGCAGTCATAGGAGATTCTATATTTATTATGACTAATGATACGGATTTAGTTTGTGTTAAAAAGCGAACGGGCCAGATACACTGGGCGGTACCTCTTCCTAAGTTAGATGACAATAAAAAGCCTATCTTATGGGCAGGACCAATTGTTGCCGATGACTCTTTAATTTTAACAAGTTCTAATGGAAAACTTTTATTTGCCTCACCGCAAAATGGAAAAACCTTAAAGACTTTAGAAATTGGGGATAGCTCAAGTCTTTCTCCAATTGTTGCTGGGGGCGCACTTTATGTGTTAACGGACAATGCTCAATTAATTAAATTTTCTAGTGAAGAACAGAAATCGTAA
- the der gene encoding ribosome biogenesis GTPase Der, which yields MPQSPKISQIGHSYTVAIIGRPNVGKSTLFNRLVGKRLALVHDQPGMTRDRREGEGHLFDLSFTIIDTAGLEDPDTSLLTKSMMEQTLAAIEEADLILFVVDGREGCTPYDQDLAKLLRRQKNPILVLANKCEGRHGHLGLSDAHSLGLGDVIAISAEHGEGLTELYDAMSAYIPADEEQEDSETSQKPLGLAIVGRPNVGKSTLINQLIGKERLLTGDMPGVTRDAIALDWEYEGQHIRLTDTAGMRKSGRVTASAEHLAVMDTQRTIQYAEVVIVVIDATTPLERQDLSIASDVAEEGRALILALNKWDLVKDKDKQMKEVQRILDIQLTQVRGIPCIPISAIHGKNLAQLMKAVFQVYKAWNQRLPTAKLNQWLQHVVDKHPAPAVSGRRIRLKYMTQIKTRPPTFALFASQAGELPTSYTRYLINQMRQDFDLPGVPIRIYMRSAKNPFADKKE from the coding sequence ATGCCTCAAAGCCCCAAAATATCCCAAATTGGGCACTCTTATACAGTGGCAATTATTGGACGTCCGAACGTTGGAAAATCAACCTTATTTAACAGATTGGTTGGTAAGCGACTGGCCTTGGTCCATGATCAACCCGGAATGACTCGTGACCGACGTGAAGGGGAAGGACATCTATTTGATTTAAGCTTTACGATCATTGATACAGCTGGTCTTGAAGATCCAGATACTTCTCTTTTAACAAAATCAATGATGGAGCAAACTCTTGCAGCTATTGAAGAAGCAGACTTAATTCTATTTGTTGTTGATGGTCGAGAGGGATGTACGCCTTACGATCAAGATTTGGCAAAACTTTTGCGTCGGCAGAAGAATCCAATTTTGGTTTTAGCCAATAAATGTGAAGGGCGACATGGTCATTTAGGATTGTCTGATGCCCATTCCCTGGGTCTTGGAGATGTTATAGCTATCTCTGCGGAACATGGAGAAGGCTTAACTGAGCTTTATGATGCAATGTCTGCTTACATTCCAGCGGATGAAGAGCAAGAAGACAGTGAAACTTCTCAAAAGCCACTTGGACTTGCTATTGTTGGCCGCCCCAATGTGGGGAAATCCACACTTATTAACCAGTTAATTGGTAAAGAGCGACTTCTTACAGGAGATATGCCGGGGGTGACGCGAGATGCTATAGCCCTTGATTGGGAGTACGAAGGACAACATATTCGTCTAACAGATACGGCCGGTATGCGTAAAAGTGGCCGAGTTACAGCTTCTGCTGAGCATTTGGCCGTCATGGATACACAACGCACAATTCAGTATGCAGAAGTTGTGATTGTAGTTATTGATGCGACCACTCCCCTTGAACGTCAAGATTTAAGTATTGCAAGCGACGTGGCTGAGGAAGGCCGTGCACTTATATTGGCACTAAACAAGTGGGACTTGGTAAAAGATAAAGACAAGCAAATGAAGGAAGTTCAAAGGATATTAGATATCCAATTAACTCAAGTGCGTGGCATCCCTTGTATTCCTATTTCTGCTATTCACGGCAAAAACCTCGCACAACTTATGAAAGCCGTTTTTCAAGTTTATAAGGCTTGGAACCAGCGATTGCCAACCGCAAAACTCAATCAATGGTTACAACATGTCGTTGATAAACATCCGGCACCTGCCGTATCTGGTCGTCGAATTCGCCTTAAATACATGACGCAAATTAAAACGCGTCCTCCAACTTTTGCCTTATTTGCAAGTCAAGCTGGTGAACTTCCAACATCCTATACTCGCTATTTAATTAATCAGATGCGCCAAGATTTCGATTTACCTGGCGTTCCCATTCGAATTTATATGCGAAGTGCCAAGAACCCATTTGCTGACAAAAAGGAATAA